From Gammaproteobacteria bacterium:
TAGGACGGCCCCCAGGGTTGCGGGTGGTACGGTGGTAGCGGGTACCCGTGCGGGAGAACGTCCTGGGCGTTTTCTCGCGGTCAACAACGGCACAGGTATCACCTAACGCCCAAGGCCAGCACGGTGGCGAACATTGTTACCCATGGATTAAGAGACAGGGATGAGGCCGGATCCTGAGGAGCGACGTGACACGGCGATGTGGAGATGGGCACCATGGAGATGGGCACCAGTGCCGAAGCGGGCAGGGATGCCCGCTGGCCGAGGACGGGTGCGACAACGAG
This genomic window contains:
- a CDS encoding hypothetical protein (Evidence 5 : Unknown function); the protein is MLHRRDGFILAPVPPWLARCRTRPRPAGIPARFGTGAHLHGAHLHIAVSRRSSGSGLIPVS